Proteins from one Mus caroli chromosome 3, CAROLI_EIJ_v1.1, whole genome shotgun sequence genomic window:
- the Kcnmb3 gene encoding calcium-activated potassium channel subunit beta-3 translates to MQPFSIPVQITLQGGRRRQGRTALPASGKSNGDPLKVHPKLPSSAGEDRAMLLGVAMMASSVLMFFLLGTTVLKPFMLRSPREESNCTTVHTHIVDDGLDFSFTCEGSCQDHGRYPCLQVFVNLSHSGQKVLLHYDDEAIRTNPKCFYTPKCHGDRDDLLNSVLDIKGFFDHNNGTFPCFYSPNGPLGVVLRKSGHKVVFHCLFWPLLTLLGGALIVGLVRLTQHLSFQCEQYSTVVRA, encoded by the exons ATGCAGCCCTTCAGCATCCCTGTCCAAATCACACTACAGGGTGGCCGGAGGCGCCAAGGGAG GACAGCACTTCCGGCCTCGGGCAAAAGCAATGGAGATCCCCTGAAGGTGCACCCAAAGCTTCCATCAAGCGCTGGTGAGGACCGGGCCATGCTGCTGGGCGTGGCCATGATGGCCTCCTCCGTGCTGATGTTCTTCCTGTTGGGGACCACTGTGTTGAAGCCCTTCATGCTCAG atcTCCCAGAGAAGAATCAAACTGCACCACTGTCCACACACACATTGTGGATGATGGGCTGGACTTTTCCTTCACCTGTGAGGGTAGCTGCCAGGACCATGGGAGATACCCATGCCTGCAGGTGTTCGTAAACCTGAGCCACTCGGGACAGAAAGTGCTTCTCCACTACGACGACGAGGCCATCAGGACCAACCCCAAG TGCTTTTACACACCCAAGTGTCACGGAGACCGGGATGATCTGCTCAACAGCGTCCTGGACATCAAGGGATTCTTCGATCACAACAATGGAACTTTCCCCTGCTTCTACAGTCCCAATGGCCCCTTGGGAGTTGTTCTGAGGAAGTCTGGCCACAAGGTTGTCTTTCACTGCTTATTTTGGCCTTTATTGACTTTGCTGGGAGGCGCCCTGATTGTTGGCTTGGTTAGGCTAACACAACATCTGTCCTTTCAGTGTGAACAGTACAGCACAGTGGTAAGAGCCTAA